The proteins below come from a single Borreliella afzelii genomic window:
- a CDS encoding MGH1-like glycoside hydrolase domain-containing protein, giving the protein MNKKMFPKIYYYDQDFIDIYNKSLSWIQDKVILQKVADKGKKDKNYYSENCNYIDQMQACMSSFFLVYSNGEYSSTSAIDKFYQLQEESGAIRARYDNNNAIIDLDENEENIGFPIFAWAEYNLYHKTGNKKRISEVLPILDKYYKWIESKFLKENGLYSINVNKIFYKNSPRADAYYPIDFNSLQVHSAYCISKLADILNDKNLSLEYKKRFFSLKAKINSLMWSEKDGFYYDLDENENILEIKTLVGFFPMLSEIPSEDRIERMIFYLKSTKHFGTPNPFPTLSVSEPGFSEDGNGYYGSVYTYMNFFVIKGLEYCGRANIAREFTIRHLYYILDTLMPFNKIKGHIWEAYKPMQEGPAYFDSNKKTYTEKDLICYLALFSISLMIENIIGLTISLPDKTVYWNIPTLEIMGIESLSLKKNQTTIICNKGKRGWEIKMESEKLYYFTINILNKKEKTLPIPSGRCSMLLDKL; this is encoded by the coding sequence TTGAATAAAAAAATGTTTCCCAAAATTTACTATTATGATCAAGACTTTATTGATATTTATAATAAAAGTTTATCTTGGATTCAAGATAAGGTTATTTTACAAAAAGTTGCTGATAAGGGTAAAAAAGATAAAAATTATTATTCAGAGAATTGCAATTATATAGATCAGATGCAAGCTTGTATGTCAAGCTTTTTTCTTGTCTATAGTAATGGGGAATATTCATCTACATCTGCAATTGATAAATTTTACCAATTACAGGAAGAATCTGGTGCAATTAGAGCCAGATATGATAATAATAATGCTATTATTGATCTTGATGAGAATGAGGAGAATATTGGATTTCCTATTTTTGCATGGGCTGAATATAATTTATATCATAAAACGGGAAATAAAAAGAGAATTTCTGAAGTTTTGCCAATTCTTGATAAGTATTATAAGTGGATAGAGAGCAAATTTTTAAAGGAAAATGGTCTTTATTCAATTAATGTAAATAAAATTTTTTATAAAAATTCTCCAAGAGCAGATGCGTACTATCCTATAGATTTTAATTCATTGCAAGTTCATAGTGCATATTGTATTTCTAAATTAGCAGACATTTTAAATGATAAAAATTTATCACTTGAATACAAAAAACGGTTTTTTTCTCTTAAGGCTAAAATTAATTCTTTAATGTGGAGTGAAAAAGATGGGTTTTATTATGATCTTGATGAGAATGAAAATATTCTTGAAATAAAGACATTAGTAGGGTTTTTCCCGATGCTTTCAGAGATTCCTAGTGAGGATAGAATAGAAAGGATGATTTTTTATTTAAAAAGTACTAAGCATTTTGGGACTCCAAATCCTTTTCCAACGCTTTCTGTTAGTGAGCCGGGTTTTAGTGAGGATGGCAATGGATATTATGGTTCGGTTTATACTTATATGAATTTTTTTGTGATCAAAGGCCTTGAATATTGTGGTCGTGCAAATATTGCAAGAGAATTTACCATAAGACATTTATATTATATATTAGATACTTTAATGCCGTTTAATAAAATCAAAGGGCATATTTGGGAAGCTTATAAGCCTATGCAAGAAGGGCCTGCATATTTTGATTCTAATAAAAAAACTTATACGGAGAAAGATCTTATTTGTTATCTTGCTCTTTTTAGCATTAGCTTAATGATAGAGAATATTATAGGGCTTACAATTAGTTTGCCTGATAAAACTGTATATTGGAACATACCTACTCTTGAGATTATGGGGATAGAAAGCTTATCTCTTAAAAAGAATCAAACTACAATAATTTGTAACAAAGGGAAAAGAGGTTGGGAAATAAAAATGGAATCTGAAAAACTTTATTATTTTACAATAAATATATTGAATAAAAAAGAAAAAACCCTTCCTATCCCTTCAGGAAGATGTTCTATGTTGTTAGATAAGCTTTGA
- the mgtE gene encoding magnesium transporter, protein MIDIDELRIFLKEKSYSKIKEKFLKHDSFDIAEALKRLNGSELILLYRFLPKKIAVETFSNFDQSTKNKLANSFTNKEISEMIDELNLDDVIDLLEEVPANVVQRFLASSTEENREIINKFLSYNDDSAGSIVTIEYVELKEDFTVGQALDHIRKVAKTKEDIYTYYITDYEKHLKGVIKIEDLILAKDDVILSSIMRSSGFYIVGVNDGKEDVALLFQKYDITSVPVVDNEGRMIGVIIIDDILEVIQSVNTEDFQMIAAVKPLDTSYLDTSILVMTKNRIIWLLVLMISSTFTATIISNYQNLMVSLVVLASFIPLLMDTSGNAGSQASALIIRELALGTVKVKDFFKVFLKEICVSILVGVILASVNFLRIVFFVAPQHVDKLKIAFVVSACLMVSLTVAKILGGLLPIVAKIFKLDPALMAGPLITTIADAITLIAYFNIAKWVLVSYAV, encoded by the coding sequence ATGATAGATATTGATGAATTGAGAATTTTTCTTAAAGAGAAGAGTTATTCTAAAATCAAAGAAAAATTTTTAAAGCACGATTCCTTTGATATTGCTGAGGCTCTTAAAAGACTTAATGGATCTGAATTGATTTTACTCTACAGATTTTTGCCTAAAAAAATAGCAGTTGAGACTTTTTCTAATTTTGACCAATCTACAAAAAACAAATTAGCAAATTCTTTTACAAATAAAGAAATAAGTGAAATGATTGATGAGTTAAATCTTGATGACGTTATCGATCTTTTAGAAGAGGTTCCTGCAAATGTTGTTCAGAGATTTTTAGCAAGCTCTACAGAAGAGAATAGAGAAATTATTAATAAATTTTTGTCTTACAATGATGATTCTGCAGGTTCGATCGTAACAATTGAATATGTTGAACTTAAAGAAGATTTCACCGTTGGTCAAGCTCTTGACCATATTCGAAAGGTAGCTAAAACTAAAGAAGATATTTACACTTATTATATTACAGATTATGAAAAGCATTTAAAAGGAGTTATAAAAATTGAGGATTTAATATTAGCCAAAGATGATGTTATTCTGTCATCAATAATGAGAAGTAGTGGGTTTTATATTGTGGGGGTCAATGATGGGAAAGAGGATGTTGCACTTCTTTTTCAAAAATATGATATTACTAGTGTTCCTGTTGTTGATAATGAAGGGAGAATGATAGGGGTTATTATTATCGATGATATTTTAGAAGTTATTCAATCTGTAAATACTGAAGATTTTCAAATGATTGCGGCTGTTAAACCTCTAGATACATCTTATCTTGATACTTCTATTTTGGTTATGACAAAAAATAGGATAATTTGGCTTTTGGTTCTTATGATATCTTCTACTTTTACAGCAACAATCATTTCAAATTATCAAAATTTAATGGTGTCTTTAGTGGTTTTAGCTAGTTTTATTCCCCTTTTGATGGATACTTCAGGCAATGCTGGTTCTCAGGCATCTGCGTTAATAATTCGTGAGCTTGCTCTTGGTACTGTCAAGGTAAAAGATTTTTTTAAAGTTTTTTTAAAGGAAATATGTGTTAGTATTTTAGTGGGAGTAATTCTTGCTAGTGTTAATTTTTTAAGAATTGTATTTTTTGTAGCACCACAGCATGTTGATAAGCTGAAAATAGCGTTTGTAGTTTCAGCTTGTTTAATGGTAAGCTTGACTGTAGCAAAGATATTAGGGGGTCTTTTACCTATTGTTGCTAAAATTTTCAAGTTGGACCCAGCACT